Sequence from the Balearica regulorum gibbericeps isolate bBalReg1 chromosome 15, bBalReg1.pri, whole genome shotgun sequence genome:
ACCTGAGTGCAACCAAGACTTACTTGCACTTTACTCCAGTGTGATTTCCAACTGAAACCTAACTTTCAAATACTGTGTGGCTTTCTAAATCTTGCAAAACCATTGTTTTGGTCTACCTTGCATCTAAAAATGTCTTGATTGTATACATATAACAGACAAAatgagacctttttttttttaaataaattgtgagGGATAAATGACTCTTTCCAATCCTTACAGTGACTTTAACAACAGATATAGACAAACTTCAGTAAAATGTTCCTGAGATGATGTTTCTACAGAAAGTGGAGCATTAGGGCACACTGCAACAAATGCTTTGGTGTAGAAGTGGAGTAAGAAGCATTGTTCTGCAGGATACTGAAGGTTATGCCTGTTGTAAATGCAGTCAAGTTGCTTAGCTTTCTAGCTGGCCACCTGCCATAGCAAAGTCCAAGCTCAACATTCTCTCATGGCTCGTGTTAGCTGTTTTTTCAGCCCACAAGATCTAAGATATTTATTTCCCATCCCTTGATCTGATAAGATTTGAAAGGGAAACTTACTGGTAAACTTGTGATTTAGTCTTGATCAGATAGTCAGCACTGCTGACTAGATTAATTCATAAGGTAATATTTTTTGTCAATGTCTCCTAGTTCTGCAGATGTCTTCTGTAAACAAAGCAAGCTTCAGGTTTGCATCATACTGagctgctgaaaacaaagcattggACAAGTGTCACATAATAATGTGATTGTGCACTGTTGAGATTTGTGAAACATCAAGTTGCTTCTAAATACTGATGCGTTAATTGGAAATGCCCATTTTTGCATGGCAGCTGCGCACTGAGAATAAATGGGATAATTTGCTAGGGACTGGCCAGTATCTTGGATCCATCCTTCCATTTACAGCTCAGGAATTTCTTTTAACTGTGGCAAGATTGCTGCTTTCAGTTGCCTTCTCTTGTGCGTTTTAGCCGACTGTGCTTGGAATGAGAAGTTGAGCTGGCGTGTGTTAGTTCAACTTCACAGAGAACCTCCGGTGTTTGAGATGAAAGGGTTCTGGCAGCAATTTCGgacaatgtatttatttgcttagACAGTTGGCAGGGAAACAGGAAGGAATCCTTTCATGGGATGCTTATGACTAGCTCTGTCGTCCACTTGTGCCAGGATGAGTGTGTGAGCTGGGCACGCTGCTGATGTTGGATACAGTAATCAAACTTTCATTGTTCAGACATAACTGTTTCTTCTACAAAAATTGGGTATATATCTCTTTACATCTACTCCCTGAATCTTGCTAGCTGCTAGTCAGTGAAAGGTAGGAAATGCTAAATCACCATAACCAATGTGTAAGTCTGGTTAAGGATTTctctagaattaaaaaaaaaaaaaaaggcaataacTTAACCCTTCTGTATTGCACAGTGTGTCTTTGTTTTGTGGGTGgccagttttctgttttctctgctgttttgcaATGACTGGAAGAAAAGCAGGTGCAATCTGTGAAGCAGGAATAGCAGTGATGAAGAGACAGTAAGTGGGagtaaaatcaaaacaatagGGATTTGTGTTAATGTTTCTTGACGCTTATAGTGTAGGATGAGCCTGCCTTagtctgttaaaagaaaattcctttcttccttgaGGTAGTGTTGCTAATGTGCATATTTGAGACAAATGGGCAGAATTGTTAACATAGTATCAAGAGTAATTTATCTCATGTACATCCTGTTGATGTAGAAACACCtagaatttcaggaaaaaatgtactttttttttcccttgcagcaCTTTCAGAAAGAGTTGCTGTACTTAGTTGCTGGGGAAAGCTAACGCATGTAGGAGTTGCCCTTTGCCACAAGAACTCTGCTCCTGTTAAGAGTGTTTCTTAGCTCTAAGGCTAGAATTTCAGTCACAGGGATCTCCAATTCTTATCACTGATGTTGGAGCTCAAATTAGCCTAGACTTTTGGGggggaaattaaataaatatttaacaccTATTTTTTAATCCATGCACTGTAAAGCATACAGTTTGGCCAGAGCATCATGTATCAAAGCGGGATGAGTTTATAGAGTCATCCTGACTTggacaaacagatttttgtattcCCTCTTTGTACTGAGCTGacaaataatgaatttttaaaatattttcaaagtttaacATCTAATACTGACACTGTACGACTAGGCGATAGAAAGAAGAGGTAGTTTTTAGAAGAAGCTTGGAACCAAACCATACTTTCTTGTAGTTGGTGTGTTTGTAGGGTACAGATAGCAGCAACTTGGATAAGCACTGGAGTTGCTGGATGGGAGCCAGTAGCTCAGTCTGTTGTTAAGGAGGAAGTTAAATAACATTAGAGAGGTTTGATAGTTAGAATTCTGTATGGCTTAAATAAGGAGAAGTGGTTAGTCTCTGGTGattgaatgaaaaattaatgtttgtcTTGTGACAATAAATTTCAGTGCCCAGACAGGATGTAGAATATCTGTAGAACAGAATTACCGTGTAGCATGAGCATCAGCATTTCAGGGCAATTTAGGTTACTTCAGCATCCTTCTGAGTGAATTCTTAACAAGCACAGACTTGCTTATCTCCTTGGAAAATAATACTTAATTCATCAGCTGTCACAGAGAAGAGAACATACTTTTGGCTGTAGTAAATCCATGCCCTGTTACCAGTGAGGCTGAATAGAAGTGTAGATGTAGAAGTAATCTGTTGGAAGAGCCTGCAGGTTTGGGGAGAGGGAGTTGTTTGTTTGTAGTTGCCCCTTATGAGAATTTTAACCCTGTCTTTGGGGTTTGTCAAGAACTACTACTTGGACAAAACCAAGGTGCGAAACCTGGAGCCACGTCTGCGTGCTCACTTCCAAAGGATATATGTATTACAGTGGCAGGATGTCAGCCTGCTGCTTGTGTCCAGGAGGTCTCACTAAAAAAAGTTTCCTGTGCCTCTCTACCGGTGAGGTTTTGGGTTCTAATCTCAGTACCCAAAAACTTGGCTGATCTAATGTCtccaacattttcaaatgctagTCTCCTGGTTATTTATCCTACTTCTGTGCTCATAACCTTGTGCTTTCCTTGGGCCTCTGCTTTGGATATCTTGCTTTTATAAACCATCTGAAATTGTAACATTAAACCCCTTACAATCATCAGGTGATCAACGTCCCAGGAAGCCTGGAAAAAATGAGATCTTGGTATttgtctgaaaaacaaagatttcACTTGCAAGTTAGCATTGAAAGTTGTCACTAGTATTGCATTGTCAGTATGTGTCTGGCAGTCCTAATGGCATAGTACCTTCTATAAAGGCCGACTTTGGATGAAATTATGTGTCTATGGTTTAAGTCCATCCCATTCATGTACCTGAGGCAGCAGAGGTTAAAGGCAGGGAGATTCCCAATCTTCTTTCTGGGGTCTCCTGGAtttcctctgtgtttctctgccctgctgctgaaTGCTTTACAACTCCTGAATGGAGGATGGGATACAAACACCACTGTTCCTTTATTCGGATCGCTGTTGCTTTTGCCTTGCAGATTCAGCTGCAGTTTGTGGTAGTTACAGTATCCATTTCTCCCtgtgttttgctgtatttgtggGAATCTTGTTAGATCTGTATTATATACTTCCTTGAAGTATaacatttccttcctctgtggTTTAATTCATCATCTGGAATAAGCTAAGACTGACAGGTCTACCTTAAATTGTGCACTCTAAATTTAGCAGCTAGAGACAGAATGATCAGAAAGGCCTAAATTAATATTATGTCAAAAAGGTCTTgggacaaggaaaggaaaaaagccaatttGGAACAGAGGGCCCCCTTTCAAGTCTTTTAGTTCAGAGCAGAATTTAGAGGAACcctttttcagaaggaaaggttTGAAATGAGCCTGTATTTTAGGGAACTGGACAGTGGGATGTTTCACTATCATTTATGATCTGACCAACTGTCACTTTGAATAACTGGCTGAGGGTTAAAGTGACAAATTGATAAATTCTAGCCTTGCAGAACATTTCTTATTACTGAGTTTCTATGggtattttaaagcaatctACATATGATCTGTTGTGCATTTATTGTCATGAAATGAATGCTGCTTGGGAACTCTGCCCAAGTGTTTTCTACTTGCTTTTTGCAATGAGGCTATCGATGGCAAAGGAAGTGAAGCCAGATTAGTTATACTTCTGTGGGGAGAGTTCTTATGTGCTATGAACCTCGCCTGAAGGGGCAGAGATGCTAAATTCAATTAATTTCCATGGTGACTTATTTGGAGCTAATTTTAAGATGACATTCATATAGTACAAATATATAGAATAAAAACTTCTTCGTAATTTTGTGGCTTTTGCCCCCTGAGAATGCTGTGTTCAAAATAATTTGGCATATAAAAGAAGAGGTTTAGAGCACTATTTCAGGAAGCAAGAGTATGTGTTTACACTTtacctttcttccctttctccttcaccAGTCAGATTTAAGCAAATGGTACTATTTTCTCTGGCTTCACCAAACTTTATACTACAGAtagttcagtttaaaaaaataatattttcttaaaaaataatccaataGTGATGCTGAATTGTGGAACTTGTGGGCTCATTTTAGGCcttctgtttgtgtttcttGATTCCCCCAGTTCCCAGATGTGCAGTGACTCATCCTGCTGAACAATGGGAACAGCATCTCTTATTCCTTCACTTGGTCCCAGTTGGCAAAACCGTTACTCAGAGGATATGTAttgcagagggagaagagattAGCAGTGAGAGAATGAATCATCCAAGCGTTTGTGGTAACTCTTGTGTGGTGAGCAAGACGTTAAGGAAGAGTATTGGTCTATACTATGTTCTGGTGTACTAAAAAGGATTATGTGAATTATGTAAAATTCATAACTCAAAGGTCACTCTTTCATCCCCCACCACTGTCCCGGAAAACACAGAGTATGGATGGATGACAGCATTTTGATGGCTTGGTTTATTATCAGGaatgatgggggggggggggggcgaagcTAGCTGGCTTGTATCAACAGCAAAATAGATAGTGGTCATCTCAGGCTTTGTTGGTGTAACtttcaaatgtgaaatataCTAGTAGACTAttagttaaaaaagaaatgtcagtaCAGACATGCTCCACTGACACACCTTGCTGTCACTGACAGAATGGTGCTTTGTATCTAAATACGGTGCTGGTTGAAATGAAATGATGTCTTTCTGAATTTAAGAATCTTATCAATAttgttagaatatttttaaaagtaaatggTGTACTAACAGGGAAATACAAGAAGATTTgagagttgggtttgttttttttttatctgaaaagacAGAAGCTCAGCAATCTTCTATGAACATAGTTGACCTGGGGAAGTTTCTTGAGGTGCCACAGTTTTTCTTGATACACCAGCCTATAAAAGATTGATGCATCTGACCTggaccttttttgtttgttctttaagtGAACACACCGTGATGCGATTATCTTTAGGTATTTAAATATAGTATAAATAGCTTTGGCTTCCATTTGTATTTTGCCGCATGCAAGCATAGTTCAAAATAGACTGCGATGTTCAAAAAAagactttactttttttccactaGAACCATTAAAATGGTATGATTGAAGTTGTCAATCTGCATAAAGATGTTTTTAGTATCTGATGAATcaacagcaaatatttgctGCCACTTCCATAGGAAGTCATGCTAGTGAACCAGAAATAACTGGCAAAGATCTGGAAAAAGAGAGCATTTGAAGTGCTAAGCCAGCTTTTGAATGGAGTTGAATGGCTAGATAACTTTGGAGAAACACTAAGAATTTGCACTGAATAAGCCAAACCAGCTTGTTCATGGTCAGTgtcttcaagagaaaaaaatagttcaacATGAGGGGCAGCTGATACTTTATTTTGATAATCACTTGCCTTGAATAGAACCCTTACCTTAATGAACAATTCCTAAACTCTTagtgtatgtgtatttttaatatatgtaaatatacatatgtgtgtatacatatgtgTTTATATAATATCCAAAGCATGAGATAAATTACTATTTATGCAAAGCTACCAATAGAATTCAAAATTGCATTCAAGTGCAGCTTGATATAAAGCTAAATAAATTTGACTTCTAGATCTAATTAATACTCTCTGTTTTCCCTggatgacaagaaaaaaaataaaagctaaatgaATGTTCAGTTAACTGTTCTGatgaaaaatactaaaacaaaacagtccTAACACCTGGAGTTTCcatattttcctcatttaaatacattaaaagttATTCATCAAGTCAGTTGATACTCTCTGTAGTTGTTCCATGCTGCCTGCTCAATGAACTGAAATACCCCACGTGCTTCCTAGAAGCAACCAACTTTTCTGTGAGTCAGACTAAGATGTAGAGCAAGGTGACTCGAAGTCTTTGGAGGAGGAACTGAACCCACACTTCATAGGCTATAACACAGCACTGAATCAGGGAATCGTATTTAAAGTAGGGGGGTTTGAGCGTGTGGTgtgtgtttgggattttttgtgtggtgtgtttttttttttttttttttttctcccttcaggGTTGTGTGCTTTAATGTTTTGAGCTTTTCTTAACTTCAAACCCTTTGGAGCTAGTGAGGGATTTGCTGTTTTGACTAGAAACAGATATTTTGATTTAAGTACTGGATGTCTTTTGAATTCTATGCTAGAAGAGAATATTCAGACATCTTCAAATCTGTCAGACTGTGCATATGGTGTTCACACCTGTTCCACCAACCTGACCTGGTTACCCAGCTATGCAGGTGTTTTGCAATTACTGATTAAAATTTCCCAGAATGAATTATTTAGCTTAATTGCAATGTTACAAAGAGCTGTGTAAGAACCTATAGAAGTCTAGTTTCCCTAAATCACTGCAGAAAtgaacatgtattttttattaatcagattattttcttacCTTATTATAAATGTGCAAAATGTTAAATTGATTGTGTGGGGCAGGaaatggggagggggcagaagcTGCAAATCAGGTGAACTTGCTTGTGTATCCCAGCAGTTTACAGGCATACAGCTGTTTCCTGTTCTCAGCGTGGGAGGGTACATGGACAAGGCAAGGACTCTTAAAGCAACTGGGTAGAAAATAGGAAGAAGTTGTATCAGAGCCTGCCTGTTTGCAGTCTTGTTCCACATCTAAAGGCATTGTATAGGACAAAGCACAATAGATAGAGAAGGGGGTTTTGTAGCTTCAGTGACCTTTTCTCTTTGGGCTCTCCCATCTACTAAATATGACTAATGCTGTACAGGAAGACCTTTTCTCTTATTCACGTGGTCTATGATATCTCCTCTGATCCAGCAGTGccaaaaaacacaggaaattacTTTCACCTTATGAAAATTCATGATTGTAAGGAAGCTCTTGGGGCAATTGTTCTTTGGAAACTTCTCccaaaaaaagtcatctttttcTGCTCGTGGTCCACTGTAAATCTGTTGTGATACACAGTAGTTTTTTGCAAATATGCACATTCTCTTTTGTGAAAagtcttcagttttaaatgttaGGAAATAATAAGTTACAGCTCCTTTTGTCTATGCCTTGTGCTGAAAGTATGTACTTGTACAGTACACTGAATCGTCTGATCTCTAGTCTGATTCTTCAAAATGAGCTGTTGTGGCAGTGTCTGTTTACAGTTGTACTGCATGGGagtaattttattctgctgtctCAAGCCTATGATATGGAGGAGAATGTATGGTTAGAGAATTCATACTGCTGTTAGAATCTGAGATGATACTCAGAATGAGAGCATTCTCAAAATTAGTGAATTGGCAAGGGCGTCTACTGTCATTTTGGTCATTACTgacacagccctgctctgcgATATATATAATGTGTTTTGCTgcctaaaaatattaaaaggcagcaggatttttccattttatcgTTCTTTTGGCATGGCTTCAACTGCAAGACGTGTCCTAAACAATGAAGAATGCTTTCTTACTGAACAGATCATCTTCatctgaagaaatgaaagggaAGTGTTTGAAGGAGAATGGGCTTCTGCCAAAGATAGTTTCACTCCAGAAATAAAGTCTGCATTTATATGGAAACAATCTTATTACTGCTAAAAAGTATGTGTGGGGCTTCTTGTATCCACTAATGCAAAGTGGCACTTGATTTTGAGTGTGATACACAGGCaagtttgttttggaaaaaaaaaaaaaaaccaaaacaaaaccccacccaaaaaactccacaaaacatcttcacattttcacagaataaattttctttataaacattGCTTATATTCCTCTCAGTATAACTGCTAAAGGATTTTGTACAAAATCAGCAAATCTATTATTAAAAATCCTTGAGCTTAAAAGGGAAATTATCTGTAGAAGAGAAACTCCTTCAGaatgttcctttttcttatttttgacaAGCAAGTCTAGTTTAAATTATCACAAATTGTGGGTGACTTaaatcttttacttttcttaaagATATGCCAACCAGTCTAGGATATGCTTTTGTTCACTGTTAcgaattttaaacaaaatacattgGCTTCtaataaatgcatttcactTTTACTCCCACCCAGTGTCAGTTAATTGCATTCAtcataaaaggagaaaaaaagctaagGACTGACTTTAACACTTCCTTTTCATTGTAAAGATATGCTAGATAGATTTGAGCATTTTTTCAGATCTCTACTcaactttgatttttctagaAATGATAGTTAGAGAATGGCTTTTAGAAGAACTACTGTCTTAACTACACATCAATAGTGCATTATGGCAGTTCCACTTCATTATCAGCAGTTTATGTCAATTCAGCTATGTAGTACTTCTCTTGTTCCAACTCCTGAAGTGTATCAGGATGTTGTCCAAGCTTCCACTTGTGCTATTGCTCTGTTAGACCTCCATGCATGTTGGAAAGTGAAAAGGCTATAGCTCAGTTGGATTTGCTATCCTAGAAACAACCTTAGtttccatctctttccttttccacaggGTGAATCGGTCAAATACTTCCTGGATAACCTGGATCGAATCGGTCAGCTGGTAAGACATACCTTCTCTTTCTGAACCAAAAGAGCTCAAAGAGATGATGGAAGCTTGGGTGTGCTATGATTAACGCTTTTTAGTTTATTGCTTGttggtgtgtggtttttttccaaaataattacaCATTAATTAATTTCAATGTTCTTTAGAAACAGTAAAGTCCAGCCTTATGAAACTGAAGCTTTGTATTTGCTTAACATTTTTGACAGACAACAAATACTGTTTATGGAAGTTGTATTTATGCACATAGTTTCTTTATCAGTCGTCCTATGCAGTCTCTGGATCTCATTCACTTTTTGTGATGATCTGATGGCTGGTGCTACTTAAGGTAGCAGAATGAAACcttactgaataaaaaaaatttactagCACTTGTAGAATTCAAAATtggtaatgaaaacatctgtcaggagacttggaggagaaagaacagagatgatttttcttaaatagtAACAGTGATAAGCTTCTGAAGAACAAATCTCTCTACAGGGGTGGGCTGGGCCACCGCCTCCAGTAGAACATGTTGCTATACTCGCTGGTCATGGACTGTGAACTTGAAAGAAGTATTTCCACTAAAGCTGGCAAGATGTCCTTCTGTAAGAGTAATGAACTGTGAAaaactagatttaaaaaaaaaaaaaaatcctttcagtgaTGACTTGATCTGCTTTACTGAATGCTACCTAAAAGGCAATAACACTGTAAgaatttcataatgaaaaactAGACTTCAGCCTGAAAACCAGATGCTTTAAGGATAAAAATGTGAACAAGAGTATTAGTCCTAAATTCTTATTCTCATATGTCTCAGGGTCTTCTGTAGCTGTTTACCAGTGTGTTGAAATAAACGGTTAACAGtccattattttaaagctgagTATTCATTCTTCACTTGataactggaaaaaacatatctcttgatatttttttccctgttgatTGAATATTCTAGCATTAGCCAGcatttttcaaggattttttgacacttttctcctttcttttacaGAATTATTTCCCCAGCAAACAAGATATTTTGCTGGCTAGAAAAGCCACCAAGGGGATAGTAGAGCATgatttcatcattaaaaaaatacctttcaagATGGTGGATGTAGGTGGACAGAGATCTCAGCGTCAAAAGTGGTTCCAGTGCTTTGATGGAATAACTTCAATTTTGTTTATGGTCTCCTCCAGTGAGTATGATCAGGTTCTCATGGAAGACAGGCGCACAAATAGACTTGTGGAGTCCATGAATATTTTTGAGACAATAGTCAAtaacaagcttttctttaatgtttctaTTATCCTATTCCTCAACAAGATGGACCTTCTTGTAGAGAAGGTAAAGACTGTCAGCATTAAGAAGTATTTCTCGGACTTCAAAGGTGACCCTCACAGGCTAGAAGATGTTCAGCGTTATCTGGTGCAGTGCTTTgacagaaagaggagaaacCGCAGTAAGCCGCTCTTCCATCACTTCACCACTGCCATAGACACTGAAAACATCCGCTTTGTGTTTCATGCAGTGAAGGACACAATCCTTCAAGAGAATCTGAAGGATATTATGTTGCAGTGAAGGAGAGCAGCCCATGTTCTGTTAAAATTTGCCGGAGGGTTAGATCAAagtttttatcctttctttatGGCCCTTGCATGTGGTGTAGGACCCATGCTAATTACTTGGCTCAGGAATGCTGTAAACTAGCCAGTCCAAACAGAGGAGCTATAGGCCGAAGGAGTCAAATGTTGATATTAGCTACTGAATCATTTGGACTAGAAACACTACTGAAACATGGCTGTTGTAGGTTCTGTACCTAGTTTGGAATGCTGAATAACACAACCACCTTCTGccttcttagaaaaaaaatctctgacaAACCATGTATGGAAGACacattgttttaaatgaatacGTTCATTTTTCAGAGACACTAGTCGTacaaactgcctttttttgtaGTTTGGAGGTGCTGAATTGATCAAACTAATCATAATAAGGTTGGTAGCTGTATTGGAGAACGTTAATGGAAGTTTTGTTCTTAACCCTTAGGAATATAACCAGATCTTGTGTGCATGTTCAGCTTTGCCAAGGGTCTGGAATCCACTTACCAAGGTGGATGCGCAGCTCTTGTCTGAAGGTTTTGCATGAGTCTCCTGAGGCAAAAGTCTGAAAGTATAAGGAAACCCGTGTTGGAGTAAGTTGGATGGGAAGCTAAGGCCTCGCTGATATGGAAGAGGGGTTATTTTGCACTATGTGTGAAGGGTAAACTGGTAAAAATAAACTGAT
This genomic interval carries:
- the GNA12 gene encoding guanine nucleotide-binding protein subunit alpha-12, whose amino-acid sequence is MSGVVRTLSRCLLPAEATGRAGEQPRREGKERSRDAEREARRRSREIDAMLARERRAVRRLVKILLLGAGESGKSTFLKQMRIIHGREFDQKALLEFRATIYENILKGCRVLVDARDKLGIPWQYTENEKHGMFLMAFENKAGMPIEPATFQLYVPALGALWRDSGIKEAFSRRSEYQLGESVKYFLDNLDRIGQLNYFPSKQDILLARKATKGIVEHDFIIKKIPFKMVDVGGQRSQRQKWFQCFDGITSILFMVSSSEYDQVLMEDRRTNRLVESMNIFETIVNNKLFFNVSIILFLNKMDLLVEKVKTVSIKKYFSDFKGDPHRLEDVQRYLVQCFDRKRRNRSKPLFHHFTTAIDTENIRFVFHAVKDTILQENLKDIMLQ